A genomic stretch from Candidatus Cloacimonadota bacterium includes:
- a CDS encoding DUF1232 domain-containing protein encodes MTDEVLETREIPVEEQKEINERIFEEDPVKMKFYEYLRRKAKSWTNEKTGKLGGKLGEYLFMLPDFFILVCRLAVDKRVLMKHKLFVSGIIAYLVLPLDIIPDFIPVIGYVDDLVLVVLGLNLILNEIDEKALKDNWSGEGDVLHQMQKITAAADNFLDKNLISRIKSWLKKL; translated from the coding sequence ATGACAGATGAAGTATTAGAAACTCGCGAAATCCCTGTGGAAGAACAGAAAGAAATCAACGAAAGGATCTTCGAGGAGGATCCCGTAAAGATGAAGTTCTACGAATATCTGCGCAGAAAAGCCAAAAGCTGGACCAACGAAAAGACTGGTAAACTGGGCGGAAAGTTGGGAGAATATCTCTTCATGCTTCCGGATTTCTTTATCCTGGTTTGTCGCCTGGCAGTGGATAAAAGGGTATTGATGAAGCACAAACTATTTGTTAGCGGCATCATCGCTTATCTGGTCTTACCCTTGGATATTATCCCGGATTTTATACCTGTAATCGGTTATGTGGACGATCTCGTGCTGGTGGTCTTGGGTTTGAACCTCATCTTGAATGAGATCGATGAGAAAGCATTGAAAGATAATTGGAGCGGAGAAGGTGATGTCCTGCATCAGATGCAAAAGATCACCGCAGCAGCGGATAATTTTTTGGACAAGAACCTGATCAGCCGCATCAAATCTTGGTTGAAAAAGCTCTAA
- the rdgB gene encoding RdgB/HAM1 family non-canonical purine NTP pyrophosphatase produces MNISLLLSSRNPDKLQEYKEILSPFNIVLHSLLDFPDAPETTEDKDTIHGNAIKKAMEGSRFTGMLCIADDSGLFIDALNGDPGVYSARWAGEGCSYQDNRRKILLQMEGLDNRAARFETALALADSTGLISVVCGVVKGQITLYERGDMGFGYDSIFEVEGRNRTYAELSDKEKNSISHRGLAIREMLPTLKRMLDIQE; encoded by the coding sequence ATGAATATTTCTTTATTACTGTCTTCCCGAAATCCCGATAAGTTGCAGGAATATAAGGAGATACTCTCCCCGTTCAACATCGTCCTGCATAGCTTGTTGGATTTTCCTGATGCGCCAGAAACTACAGAAGATAAAGATACTATCCATGGCAATGCCATCAAAAAGGCCATGGAAGGCTCCCGATTCACCGGAATGTTATGTATTGCAGACGATAGCGGACTGTTTATCGACGCTTTAAACGGCGATCCGGGAGTGTATTCAGCCCGCTGGGCAGGGGAAGGTTGTTCCTATCAGGACAATCGGCGCAAGATCTTGTTGCAGATGGAAGGTCTTGACAATCGCGCCGCCAGATTTGAGACTGCACTGGCTCTGGCGGATAGCACCGGATTGATCTCAGTGGTTTGCGGAGTAGTGAAAGGCCAGATAACCCTTTACGAAAGAGGCGATATGGGCTTTGGCTACGACAGCATTTTCGAGGTTGAAGGCAGAAATCGCACCTACGCGGAATTGAGCGACAAAGAGAAGAACAGCATCTCACATCGGGGTTTGGCAATTCGTGAAATGCTGCCCACTCTGAAACGCATGTTGGACATTCAAGAATAA
- a CDS encoding phosphomannomutase/phosphoglucomutase, with product MIKGEAFRQYDIRGVVGEQLNEESYYLIGKGFGTMLQNKGLKTIVIGGDARHSTRGFMDAFIKGARETGCNITDIGIVATPILYFSIWKLKMDGGAMITASHNPSHYNGCKLNLGMDSVFGEALQDLLKLIQKGDFAQAEGTVVKNDSIADEYMKYISENIHIERPVKVIVDGGNGVGGPYLPEILRRKGCEVIEMYCDPDGDFPNHHPDPTIEKNMADLSRAVLDAEYELGIGLDGDADRIGVVDEKGKMLFGDQILNILARDYLHKNPGKSIIADVKCSKNLYDDINARGGKAIMYKTGHANIKMRMKELGVEFAGEMSGHVFLGDRYLGFDDAIYVSCRFIEIVANSPMPVSQYLADQPKMYNTPELHTKCEDSRKFEVVAKVCREFIKGGYDVNDIDGARITFEDGWGLIRASNTTPVLVSRYEATTEARMHEIQALIESVIKKYL from the coding sequence ATGATAAAAGGCGAAGCATTCAGGCAATACGACATCCGCGGAGTTGTGGGTGAACAGCTCAATGAAGAAAGCTACTACCTGATCGGAAAAGGCTTTGGCACAATGCTGCAAAACAAGGGTTTGAAAACCATTGTAATAGGCGGAGATGCCAGACACAGCACCCGGGGCTTTATGGACGCCTTCATCAAAGGGGCCAGAGAAACCGGTTGCAACATCACGGACATCGGTATAGTTGCCACACCAATCCTGTATTTTTCCATTTGGAAGCTGAAAATGGATGGCGGTGCCATGATTACCGCATCCCACAATCCCTCGCACTACAACGGCTGTAAGCTCAATCTGGGTATGGACAGCGTATTTGGCGAAGCCTTGCAGGATCTGCTCAAGCTCATTCAGAAGGGAGATTTTGCCCAAGCTGAAGGTACTGTGGTGAAGAATGACAGCATCGCCGATGAGTATATGAAGTACATCAGCGAAAACATACACATCGAGCGGCCGGTGAAGGTTATCGTGGATGGCGGCAATGGCGTTGGCGGACCCTATCTCCCCGAAATCCTGCGCCGTAAAGGCTGTGAAGTAATAGAGATGTATTGCGACCCGGATGGCGATTTTCCCAACCATCATCCGGATCCTACCATAGAAAAGAACATGGCGGATCTATCTCGCGCAGTGCTGGATGCAGAGTATGAACTGGGTATCGGCCTTGATGGCGATGCCGATAGAATTGGTGTGGTGGATGAAAAGGGCAAGATGCTCTTTGGGGATCAAATCCTGAACATTTTGGCCCGGGATTATCTGCATAAAAACCCCGGGAAAAGCATCATCGCCGATGTAAAATGCTCCAAAAACCTCTATGACGATATTAATGCACGCGGCGGCAAAGCGATTATGTACAAAACAGGTCATGCGAACATCAAGATGCGCATGAAGGAACTGGGTGTGGAATTTGCCGGTGAGATGAGCGGACATGTGTTCCTGGGCGATCGCTATTTGGGATTTGACGATGCAATCTACGTGAGCTGCCGCTTCATCGAGATTGTGGCAAATAGCCCGATGCCCGTAAGCCAATATCTGGCGGATCAGCCAAAGATGTATAATACTCCGGAATTGCATACTAAATGTGAGGATAGCCGCAAGTTTGAAGTGGTGGCAAAAGTATGCCGCGAATTCATAAAAGGCGGCTATGACGTGAACGATATAGACGGTGCCCGAATCACTTTTGAAGATGGTTGGGGACTGATTCGCGCGTCCAACACCACTCCCGTATTGGTAAGCCGTTATGAAGCTACCACAGAAGCGCGTATGCACGAGATTCAAGCGCTGATCGAAAGTGTGATTAAAAAGTACTTATAG